The DNA window CAGGTGAGGAGTCTCTAATAAACGTTTTCAATCCGCCCAGGCGGAGAGCGGAGAGTAACGAGATTGCACCCCGGGATCGCTGTCAGAAAACGGTGCATCATTAGTTCCGTGACTCGTGAGTTTTCAGCCCTATAGAAAAGCCCAGAATTGATACTGTCGCATGGTAACAAGATATAAAGACGGCTTTCTCTTACAGTCAGCAGGAACGAGACAATCTCTCAAAACCAGGGTCCTTTTCAAGGCTACAGCAAGGAGCAAAGTGTTTCTTTCTGATTACGAAGACTGCTTCTCCTGTATTATTATAGAGAGGAACTTTGTACTTCAGCACCGAGTCGGAAAGCCAGACTTCCACGCCTAATTACAAACACATGTAACTCTGTGAAGTCCTGTTTGCTCGCAGCGATAAGAAACCACAGTTCGGTGAGACGGGGAGGCCCTTGATGATATCTGCTTGCAAATTAATCCATTATTTaatggaaataatattttgataaacatttctGCAGCTTATACTATTACCTAAAGTAATATACAGTGATCGCCACATATCCAGTGTCAGAAAGTTAATTAGCAACGACCGAACACGAATCAGCTTAGCGTGTAACACTGAATCTTGGACAGAACTGGTGCCCACAGGCTAGCAGTTGTTGATAGTTAGCTTCCACTCCAGTTAGCGCTAGCTCTGTCATATGTACAGTCTGAAACAATGACTGGTTCACAGGTGGGCACACGAGAGGAGCGTACAGTacatgcttcagctgcagtgccccctgtgtgggggagggtgtCATAGCACCAACCCTGAGGCTGAGTTGGCGTTTCAGAATGctgcttaaaaaaattaattgaggGGTGGTGGTGATAGGTTTCCCCTGGACGGTGCGGGAACATTTCGGCAACCccaagcccaccccccccccccccctctgacgTGTGTCCGGGTCCTCTCTCCCACCTGCAGCAGCATCCATGACCACACAGACTCCCACTGCTTCATGAAGCTGCTCCAGGGCCAGCTGAAGGAGACGCTGTACGAGTGGCCGGACCGCAAGTCACAGGGAGAGATGAGGCAGAGGTCTCAGAGGATCCTGCAGGAGAACCAGTGCGCGTACATAAACGGTGAGATCCGAAACGCTTCTTACCCCTATGCTTTATAGCCCCAGTTTCCCGGTACGTTACACTGAACCAAATTAAGACCAAAGCACTTTTAAACGCTTGTGTTGCGTTTCCTCTATTGCACAACATACAGAAATAATGAAGTGCTTTTCCGAGCACAGTGTATTTCTACATGTGTCTGTCAGCAtatagccctgtgtgtgtttttctgagttTACACATTTTAACACTGCCACACTGTACAGCCGCCATTAGATTGGAACATGCATGataaacagaacattttttgcCGTGTCACTGTTGTCTCCATGCACACGGTCCAGTTTGGTGCTGCGTAAGATGTGAGTTGTGCTGAAGGGGTCCTCTCCTCATTGGGGGACTcccccacacatacatgcaccgCTGGCGAATGACTGAACGCCCTGCGCACGCGCTCTGTTTTGTCCGACTCAGACTCCCTGGGCCTGCACCGCGTGGAGAACGTTAGCCACACGGAAAGTGCCGCCAGCCTGCACCTCTACAGCCCCCCCTTCCAGCACTGCCAGACCTTCGACCAGCGCACAGGACACAAAAACGTGGTCAAGATGACATTCTGGAGTAAATACGGAGAAAGGACTCCATTTGTAAGGAAACCATTTTaaattactcactcactcactcccaaATCCTCCGACCCCACCAATCACACGGCCATTAGTGGCTTCTACTGTTCCTGCAGATAAAGCTGAGGGGCTGACCTTCAGTACACTCAAGCTTCAGATGAATGCCAGTTGACTTGACTGAAGACTTCagtgtcatttcatttcatccGTCAACCGTCGCGTAAAATATCAGTGTTGGATCTATGGTTTCATTCAAGTAACATTTATGTCTTGAAAGAATATCATGAGCAAACTATCCCgtttctgaaacacacacacgtatgacTGGCCCTATAGGCCGAGGTGCCAATGAGCTCTTATATTAGAACGAGTATGAGCACACGGGTGCAATGTGTGAAAGTGCAGAGAGAAGAGTCATAAACTCACTGATAGGGCCTGAATAACCTCAGATCTCAAAGTGGCAGTTAAATGTTCAAATGGCAGGCCGCTATTATTTCAACTGGCAAGTTCCTCCATGAATTATGTCCTCCAAACCAAAGGTTGCATTTCACAGGTAATTTATGACAAGCGCTTTCTGGCTGCACTGCTTTAATGAATTAGGGCGGGCACGTGTTCGCCTGCTTGGGTTGAAATCAGGCGAGCGGCGGGAGCAAAAGGGGAAAGAAAAGTCATGTTGCGGCAGAGTCCGTGTGAAAAACACCATTGATCAGAATGCGGCTGTTTTTGTTGTAACTAGGTGAAAATAGGTTAGGTGTCACCCTTCTGTTTGGGAGTCATGCAAGCAGCctattgtaaaatgtgtgtacaAATGTCAGAATGAGTTTCGAGCTACCTTTTGTGAGCGAATCCCCTGGACATTCACGTAATGCGTTGAGCGCACAGTGCTACTGCACATTCTGTGCATTCTTATTAAgcacaaaatttttttttttaaatgcaggtaCTCCTGAATGAAAGTAATTGTCAATCCAAGTAGGAACGTTAGAATTAGAGAGTTAGAATTCTGTGCACTTCACTGTGAAAAAGTTAGTGTCCATACCTCATTTTGCCACAGTTTGGCAAaacctttctgtctctcagtttGGCAGTGGAAAAAGAGAGCCACGTTTCATAGGAGAGGTTGAGTCAGGTTCGATGCTTTGACCTGTGTGCAGCAACAACAGACAAAACTGGAAACACCTGCATTTCAGAGCTTAGAATATAGGGCAGCTCAGTACAGAAAGCCAAcgtcaccacaaaaaaaagactcagCAAGATATGTTTAACTGAAATTTTTTCCCTTAGCAGTTTCCTAGagcaaaatatttgtattcctcctgtgtttgtctctgtcatCTGTTGAAATATATGCcctgtaatttgcatattttataccgaatgtgatttttttttccttttttaatttacgATGCGGTGTTCGGACAGCGACGcgatttgtgttgttttggctccgTACTCGAGCACAGTGGATTTGATACGTCTTTGGGCCTTTTGTTGAGAgtcaacagcaacagactccaagaGGCAACTCGAGACCCTTTGTTGTGCATGGACTAGTGATGCAATGACCCACAAGcaggccaagaaacagctgaataGCTGAATGTCCAATTGTACTTGGTACTCTTAAAATGTGGGAACTTTGTATAAACAGGGTTGTAATTTCTACCCAGgtataaataccctcaaattaaagcctACTGTTTGCCCTTTAACCTTATATTCATAGTTTAAGTGAATATAAGGTTAAAGTGAAGCCTGTCCCTTCATCACAATATTCTCTTTTCCTGTGAAATTGGGAAAGTGCTGAGAGGAATCATGATTTAATTAAGACTGTCAcacttttttatgttaaaatgaTCGACGTGCGCTTAtgcttacccagcatgcacttgtGATAGTGTTGATCATTCAATATTAAGCCCTAACACATTTTTTTGACGTATTAAACAAAAGTTCAAATTGTTCATGAACATAAGTTCACTGGCGGTTATTAATATCTGGGCATAACAGCCTaatacgttacattacaggcatttagcagacttacaTTGtgtccagttatacagctggatatatactggagcaatgcaggttatattccttgctcaagggtacaacggcagtgtcctaccggggaatcaaacctgcgacctttaggttacaagaccaactccttagccattatactacactgccaccagtAATGCTGTAATACTGAGCAGTGCGAGGCCTGCTTTTCTGTCACGTCCTCCCCGTTAGACACGGTCACTGGAGGAATTCAGGGGCCTCGCTGTACAGTATTTTCAgggttctttaaaaaaaaaaaatacatatctgAGGTCCCTTTTCCAGACAAggaaggaattctgggaatcTGTTTTCACAAGTCAGCAGATGTGTGGCTGAAAGGCCGTTCCTtccatcgggggggggggggggggggcgagggtgaTGAATTTAACGTGTGAAAGCCTGCACTGTAATAAATGTGGAACACATATTTTTTGGGGGTCGTTTCTGCCAGCTTTTTGGTAAATAAAGAGGGCTTATCTGGAGCTTCTGCCGTTGCTTAAGCTTGCCTTGAGCAAACTGCTTTCTGGCCCCGAGATCGTTACAACACCAGGCCTCTGATAAGATTGGACCATCCTCTCTCTCGTTTACCTCAccatctcctgctctctctctctctctctccccccctccctcttcaccccctccccatcttTCCTTGTTGTTCTTAGTGATTTACTTTGTCAGGACTTCATGGTCTTAAAGGGCACACAGAATGAACTGGATGTGTTTGCTTGTACTTGAaatgcatcccccccccccccactcccccaaacATCATACAGGATTCCCACTCAGTAGGGACCATCGCTCGCCCAACGACACATTTAActgggttttcattttttgaagtgcttgttGTCTTTGATCAGAGGGCTTGAAGGGAATGCAATATCAaatttatatataatgtttGTATTAGACTCATATGTAGATTATCTTTGGAGAACATAAACTGTGTTGTGGCATGTTAACATGATGTTTGTTATTGCAACAATGCATTATAATGTTATAAACATGATAGATGTGTTATTATAGAcacattattacaaaaatgaaatgtcgCGATGGCTTAACTTTAACTGAGGTGTTACTGGCATGTTGATATTTGATGCTGACTTATCCTATTCcgtgtcttttctttttttttaggaaacCACAGTTTCACAGGAAAACAACTAGGCCACCGGAGTCAAAAAGCAACTGTACGAACACGGCTGCGGAAAATTCTGGTGAAAGGAGAccggcaaaaaataaaaataaataaataataaaaatatacgAGCGAGCAAAGCGAAAAAAACAGCCCACTCTTCGACAAATTGCGAGGGTCAGTTGAAAGGACGCGTCGGTAATTGGAGCTGCTTTATCGCGGCCCGGTGTACGCTTGGCAA is part of the Anguilla anguilla isolate fAngAng1 chromosome 10, fAngAng1.pri, whole genome shotgun sequence genome and encodes:
- the cdo1 gene encoding cysteine dioxygenase type 1 isoform X1; this translates as MEQTEVMKPETLDDLIKILHKLFEGDSINIEEVQNIMESYESKPHEWMKYAKFDQFRYTRNLVDEGNGKFNLMILCWGEGHGSSIHDHTDSHCFMKLLQGQLKETLYEWPDRKSQGEMRQRSQRILQENQCAYINDSLGLHRVENVSHTESAASLHLYSPPFQHCQTFDQRTGHKNVVKMTFWSKYGERTPFETTVSQENN
- the cdo1 gene encoding cysteine dioxygenase type 1 isoform X2; its protein translation is MYTRNLVDEGNGKFNLMILCWGEGHGSSIHDHTDSHCFMKLLQGQLKETLYEWPDRKSQGEMRQRSQRILQENQCAYINDSLGLHRVENVSHTESAASLHLYSPPFQHCQTFDQRTGHKNVVKMTFWSKYGERTPFETTVSQENN
- the cdo1 gene encoding cysteine dioxygenase type 1 isoform X3: MILCWGEGHGSSIHDHTDSHCFMKLLQGQLKETLYEWPDRKSQGEMRQRSQRILQENQCAYINDSLGLHRVENVSHTESAASLHLYSPPFQHCQTFDQRTGHKNVVKMTFWSKYGERTPFETTVSQENN